One Helianthus annuus cultivar XRQ/B chromosome 7, HanXRQr2.0-SUNRISE, whole genome shotgun sequence genomic region harbors:
- the LOC110866983 gene encoding uncharacterized protein LOC110866983, with the protein MTFKMVWFPQAIPRHSFLVWLLIHRKLKTQDIMSKWNSSGNANFSLLCCSLCTLGTDSHGHLFFECNYANQIWIGIRDKAGMGMVQNKWDDIFDYLVGIAHSKMAEHVIAKLVVNATAYFVWEERNRRLFTNKRRSKDKDQLIQVILTTVQMKLTTMKFKSTIQVAQVLQDWSLPRGLLVADDDSG; encoded by the coding sequence ATGACATTTAAGATGGTGTGGTTTCCGCAGGCAATTCCAAGACACTCATTTCTGGTGTGGCTCCTTATtcatagaaaactgaaaacacaaGACATTATGAGTAAATGGAACTCCTCGGGTAATGCTAATTTCAGTCTGTTATGTTGCTCTTTATGCACGTTGGGGACGGACTCGCATGGCCATTTGTTTTTCGAATGTAATTATGCGAATCAAATATGGATTGGAATTAGGGATAAAGCTGGTATGGGAATGGTTCAGAATAAATGGGATGATATTTTTGATTACCTGGTGGGTATCGCGCACTCTAAGATGGCTGAGCATGTGATTGCTAAGCTTGTGGTAAATGCGACGGCATACTTTGTTTGGGAAGAAAGAAACAGGCGTCTCTTTACAAACAAACGAAGAAGTAAGGACAAGGACCAGCTGATTCAGGTAATCTTGACGACTGTTCAAATGAAGTTAACGACTATGAAGTTCAAGAGTACAATTCAGGTGGCTCAAGTTTTGCAAGATTGGAGTTTACCTCGTGGTCTCCTTGTAGCGGATGATGATAGCGGCTGA
- the LOC110868693 gene encoding cullin-3B: MSSQKKKNFQIEAFKHRVVVDPKYADRTWKILEHAIHEIYNHNASGLSFEELYRNAYNMVLHKFGEKLYSGLVSTMTLHLKQIAASVEASQGSLFLEELNRNWAEHTKALQMIRDILMYMDRTFIPSTRKTPVHELGLNLWRDNIIRASNIQTRLKETLLETVQKERNGEVINRSLMRNIVKMLMDLGPSVYQQDFEKPFLDVSGNFYRGESQQFIECCDCGNYLKKAEKRLNEEIERVSNYLDAQSEVKITNVVEKEMIESQMTRLVHMENSGLVNMIVDDKYDDLGRIYNLFRRVPNGLMLIRDVMNSHIRETGKQLVTDPERVKDPVEFVQRLLDEKAKHDKIVNLAFNSDKTFQNALNSSFEYFINLNVRSPEFISLFVDDKLRRGLKGASEEDVEIILDKVMVLFRYLQEKDVFEKYYKQHLAKRLLSGRSVSEDAERSLILKLKTECGYQFTSKLEGMFTDMKTSHDTMQGFYEAMGRALANGPILSVQVLTTGSWPTQSIPACNLPHEILTVCERFKTYYLGTHNGRRLTWQTNMGSADIKATFSGGKKHELNVSTYQMCVLMLFNNVDQLSYKEIEQAVEIPTVELKRCLQSLACAKGKNVLRKEPMSKDVSENDSFFFNDSFSSKLYKVKIGTVVAQKESEPEKQETRQRVEEDRKPQIEAAIVRIMKARRVLDHNNIVAEVTKQLQSRFLANPIVIKKRIESLIEREFLERDREDRKLYRYLA, encoded by the exons ATGAGTTCACAGAAGAAGAAGAATTTTCAGATTGAGGCGTTTAAGCATCGTGTGGTGGTGGATCCCAAGTATGCTGATCGGACTTGGAAGATATTGGAGCATGCGATTCACGAGATTTATAATCATAATGCTAGTGGACTGAGTTTCGAGGAGCTTTACAG GAACGCATACAATATGGTACTGCACAAATTCGGAGAAAAGTTATACTCTGGACTCGTATCAACTATGACTTTACATTTAAAACAAATAGCAGCATCCGTTGAAGCATCTCAGGGATCCTTGTTTCTCGAAGAGTTAAACAGGAATTGGGCAGAACATACCAAAGCATTACAAATGATACGCGACATATTAATGTACATGGATAGAACATTTATTCCTAGTACACGCAAAACTCCCGTTCACGAACTCGGTCTTAACTTATGGAGGGATAACATTATTCGTGCATCTAATATCCAAACAAGGCTAAAAGAGACACTCTTGGAAACTGTGCAGAAAGAAAGAAACGGTGAAGTTATTAACCGAAGCTTAATGAGAAACATTGTTAAAATGTTAATGGATCTTGGTCCGTCTGTCTACCAACAAGACTTTGAGAAACCGTTTCTTGATGTCTCGGGTAACTTTTACCGAGGTGAATCTCAGCAGTTCATTGAATGTTGTGATTGCGGGAATTATTTGAAAAAAGCCGAGAAGCGTTTGAATGAGGAAATTGAACGGGTGTCGAACTATTTGGATGCGCAAAGTGAAGTGAAGATAACAAATGTTGTTGAAAAGGAGATGATTGAAAGTCAAATGACCCGATTAGTTCACATGGAAAATTCCGGTTTGGTTAATATGATTGTTGATGATAAGTATGATGATTTGGGTAGGATTTACAATTTGTTTCGTAGGGTTCCGAACGGATTGATGTTAATACGGGATGTGATGAATTCTCACATTCGCGAAACAGGTAAGCAACTGGTGACCGATCccgaaagggttaaagatcctgtGGAATTTGTACAACGTTTACTCGATGAAAAAGCTAAACATGATAAAATCGTTAATCTTGCATTCAACAGTGATAAGACGTTTCAAAATGCTTTGAATTCCTCGTTTGAGTATTTCATTAATTTGAACGTTCGGTCCCCGGAGTTCATCTCGTTGTTTGTGGATGACAAGCTTAGAAGGGGATTAAAAGGTGCGAGTGAAGAAGATGTTGAGATTATTCTAGATAAGGTAATGGTGCTTTTTCGTTATCTACAAGAAAAAGACGTGTTCGAAAAATATTACAAACAACATTTGGCGAAACGGCTTCTTTCGGGAAGAAGCGTATCTGAAGATGCAGAAAGAAGTTTGATATTGAAGCTAAAAACCGAATGCGGCTATCAGTTTACTTCAAAATTGGAGGGAATGTTCACCGATATGAAGACGTCTCACGACACAATGCAAGGGTTTTATGAAGCTATGGGACGCGCGTTAGCGAATGGACCGATACTTTCCGTACAAGTTCTGACAACCGGCTCGTGGCCGACTCAATCTATACCCGCTTGCAACCTTCCACATGAAATACTTACTGTGTGTGAGAGATTCAAAACGTACTACCTTGGGACCCACAACGGACGGAGGTTAACATGGCAAACAAACATGGGTTCTGCTGATATCAAAGCAACTTTTTCGGGAGGTAAAAAGCACGAGCTAAACGTTTCAACGTATCAAATGTGTGTTTTGATGCTTTTCAACAACGTGGATCAGTTGAGTTACAAAGAAATCGAGCAGGCAGTCGAGATACCAACCGTTGAACTGAAACGGTGCTTGCAATCGTTAGCTTGTGCAAAGGGGAAGAATGTTTTGAGGAAAGAACCAATGAGCAAAGACGTAAGTGAAAACGACAGCTTCTTTTTTAACGATAGTTTTTCTAGTAAACTCTACAAGGTGAAGATTGGGACGGTGGTGGCACAGAAGGAATCAGAACCCGAAAAGCAAGAAACAAGGCAGAGGGTAGAGGAAGACAGAAAGCCACAGATCGAGGCGGCGATCGTGAGAATTATGAAAGCAAGACGGGTGTTGGATCATAATAATATTGTGGCGGAAGTTACAAAGCAACTGCAATCGAGATTCTTGGCGAACCCTATTGTGATAAAGAAACGAATTGAGTCGCTTATCGAGAGGGAGTTTTTAGAAAGGGATAGGGAGGATAGAAAGTTGTATCGATACTTGGCTTGA